The sequence aaccgaattcgccaatatactggagaccagagctatttaatttgataagtataaccttgtttagtaacatttctattatttgagagcagtcctaaataactgcctgtaatcccaatcataaaatgggtttggaggaagaacatagatggtaatctggatatacacaagttaggctttataagtaCTATTGgttgtattggtggtagtaatagcaatgtgactactactagtagtagtggtaggacactactgctgctgatactggcactgctactacaacttgtaatactattacaaatgctgatactacttctacaactctgacagctgtttatactactactgctgcttgtacttttagtattactatcactgcttgtacaactatactacagctactattaatcgtctggtatttgcttgtcaagctgctagctcgccttagtgtttgctagtggctaactagttagctctcatagactggaagctctcaacaagatttcataatgaaaaaagagccaaaaactattcttacctatgaaaagtcattccaagtttccttgtctcaatcgtacgacgcagtgtgcaattgtatgcagcacagtgagacggcatacttgtttctgttttcacgccgtctacatcaacggaatgcactgaaacttttcccccactagcttagcctctcCGTagtacgcagctcaaaggggcgtgtcctatctactcattcatatctatgagaacaacagtggctgcacataaggacgtctgacgtggattagctgcgtaaataccactatatacagtctatgataaATACGTATGTgtatcgcatcattggctgcagcagccagtcaccgtcactcactgactcacattgaaaaatagcacagaatgaattgttacgtgtttattttatttacaatttaggttggattttttttgtgcgcagcgcagattttctgtgcgcggagaccgtgtcagcagtgcgcaattgcacaCGCacgcagtttagagggaacagtggtcccaaaactgttgataaattatttctcaataaaaactcataaccagttacataagcacaccctctttactgacctctttaccaataaaccccaagacatactttgccaaaatccataataatccataaaatctttatttgcaccagccccatgtgaaaatgacatcagtctgtatttgtagagcatctcatgaatgtagcagcaccgtttaaatgtttcataacacagaatataagcagagtatatagggatacagacaaacatgggaaataagaaacgtgctcttcaatagttattgtcattattattactagtaatattatttttgtatcCACtagaacccatacaatcatctagtgtagtcaaagaggaatgtgtgcatggcgaatcaaatccaaaacaatccatgaaccgacCACGTCTtaattgcacttcatattattgaccactagatgtcctactagagcactgtgtgtcattgaggcctcgagtaatgaaccatgttttgaatgaagtgtcgaagcttcaacaaagcctcgatcagccatcactagctaccagacgtgccaaccatagatatacatagactagatccgctagcgcgctgtcttctatatatatctatggtctgaccaatcactgctctctggctccgccctctgagaatcttgttgtcgtttggctccacacttgctgatgaccacttccggtctcagaaaatgaaaaaacgccttttccgtttctgtctcttactgattttatttttttattattctaaatataaaatgaaaatcaaagcatttttatgaaaaggaaaaatgccttttatttcaattttaatttttgtattttaaaacgaaaatcaaataaccacttgttttttgtttttcaatacccgtttcagagcGGAAAAttcaattgccaaaatatacacggaccccTCAGGACTTCATAATGTTCACAGGTACTAGAGTTACTTTGATAAACAGGGAAATCCGGAAACTGTCGCCCGATTatgtataaatgtatttttttaaactgtaatacaagaataaaaaaacacacgAGGGTGCATTATTTCGACAGTGCATTCTTCATGATCACCTAACACTGGACAACACTGTTCCCACTTTCACTCAGAGGACTGGCAGTTGACAACAGGACCTTGACTTATCATGGACATCTAGATATATAGTTTCTTATCTTTCTGCAGAAGTTGTATAAGTTTACAACTTACACAATCTTGAGAAGCTGTTAGAAAGTAATTTCCCTGTGGGAATTAATAGAGTTAGTCTGATTGTGATTGTGTATTGACAGGGGTGCCCATTGTCCACCTTTAATACCCAGTAGGAGAAGGGTTCCCCCTTGAAATTGTTGCCACCTTCTGAATTGCTGGGATTTTGCCTGGATTTGAGTTACACAAGAGGTTCTTTTACAAGGACTTAATGGATGCCTAACTGAGGAATGTACAGGAATAAACGGCATGGCTATCTCATGACAAGGCTAAACCAGCAATTAAATACTTGGTAGACAAGCCAAGTCATGGAATCCTAACTCCTTAACAGTCTGGATTGTACACAGTGGAACTAATGGTAAGTCAGATAGTTATAGCCTAATGTTAATATATGTTAAATCACTATTTTGTATGGCTGTTTACATGATTCCTATATACAACTGTGTAATTAATTTTTGCTTCCTAATAACTTTTTAAGAGCAATTCTGTCTTTATTCTCTCACTTGCATATTCTCAGGctcagtctgtctgtgtctgccCAGCAATTGAATACGTCATTTCTCAGATCAAAGTCTGCAGCTCATAAAATCTGACTAAGACACGTGAAGATTGTAAAGATTATGTGTGTATATTCTGGCTACTGATGAGTACTGATAGCTTCAAAGAAGCTCAAAGCACTCCGGGTAGTCACACTGTACATTAAGCTCAAGGTGCTCAGGTAGCTCTCAAAACCACACAGGACCTGCAGCAGTTTCAGCTGAGGTAAAAGTATGGGCTGCTGGACCAAGCTGAAGGCGTCCGGATGGGCTTATCCCACTGCAATCCTGTCACTCTATGGGTTTTTTGCTAACTGCAGAGTAGCAGAGCCCTTCCTGACACCATACCTAATAGGACCACACAAGAACATCTCTGAAGAAGTGGTAAGGACTGAAGACACACATGTTGTGTAAAGTGCACATAGACTTATTCTACAATCTGGAGCACCTGATCTGAGACAGACTGCTCTTCAGTTCTGACTGACAATGAGATGTGTATGCCATGTacaagagacagaaatgagtgATTGTTGTTCTCCACAGGTGACCAACTACCTGTTTCCTATCTGGACGTATTCCTACCTGGCCTTCCTTTTCCCTGTTTTCCTCCTCACTGACTTCCTGAGATACAAGCCAGTTATAATGATACAGGGGCTCTTTCTAGTCACCAACTATCTCCTGCTCTGCTTTGCCCCCGGTGTTCCTGCCATGACTGTCCTGCAGGTCagttgaaacattttttgatgaCATAATATTACTGTCTTGCTGCAGCACTGAATATTACACAACCATACCTGCAGAAGATACTTGATTCATTTCTTAATCCAATGTTCATGTAAAAACAGTcatcattatttacattttttttcaaaccctTCCATCCAATCAACAGGTCAACTATGCTGTAGTGACTTCCACAGAAGTGGCTTACTTCTCCTACATTTACAGCGTGATTCCAGTTGAGAATTACCAAAGAGCTACTGGTTACCTGCGTAGCGCCATGTTGGCTGGATATACGACTGGTGCCAGCCTCGGCCAGGTGCTCATCTCTATTGCAGGTAGGGTTTTGTATCCTGCAATTAATATGGAATTaaatttttgaggaaaaaaaacccaacaaaaaaaatattgcatctCTAGTTCTTTCTCCACAATAAGATGAAGAATTCTCTTTAAGACAGACCTCTGAATACAAAAAGTCTCAACATCTGCCTTGTTTAGATGCATAACCAAATTAACTGCAAAGAAAATTATGACACAATTGTACTGAATTATGCTCAAAAACTTGAGGAAGCACTGATGAATCATCAACTCTAATCAACAGGGGCGGACTACTTCTACATCAATGCTCTCACTCTGGGGATTTTGAGCATAGCATTTCTCATCACATTCTGGTTGCCAATGCCCCAAAGAAGTATGTTCTTCAAAGGGAAAAAGGCTGCAGCTGTGGGCTCGCAGTCCCAGCAGGAGGGGCCACTGGGAGAAAACAGATTGGAGCATCCAGTGATGTATAAGGATGGAGCAGACTCAGGGAAAGAGGAGATGGAGCATAATGGCTGCGCTGGCTGGTGCAGCAGGGAAAATGTGGCCACTGTGGGCCCTGTCCTTTGGCAAAGCTTCAGGGAGTCCTACTCTTCCaggcattttcattttcagatttttttgataCTGGTCACACTCTGAAAATTGAACTTATTCACACACAGGAGTGTTACTAGTTGTGGTATTTTTCTATAATGTATTATCAGTGTAGTGTTTTTAAATAGTAGCCTTCTAATTACCGTCATCATTATAATCTGTTGTAATAATCCTCACAATGCAGACATTTAATCTACTGGTCCTTGTGGTGGGCTCTGGCCACAGCTGGCTACGTGCAAGTCTTTAACTACATCCAGCTTATGTGGGACCATATAGAACCATCTGCAACATCATCCATCTACAACGGAGGAGTGGAGGCTGTATGCTGTCTTGTAGGTAAGGCAGGTTCGgtttaggaaaaaaaagtgtgatttagTGTCTTCATGTACTGAGAAATTAGTaaataaaagatgtttttcaaaattcaaaaaGCTACTATCAGTTGTTGTTAGTGTAGtaagaataaaacactaaaaaaaaaaagcaatgcgTTGCTGGTTTTAGCCTTTTTATGAGGTTTCTCCACATATCCACAATACTTTAACAAATCAGAGATTTCCAAAAGTATTACTATGTAAATAGGACTAAAAAATCCATACACTATGAAGCAATTTTATAATAATTtgtaaaaaatctgaacattgtgCACACGGATAGAAGCTTGGGATCACTGAACCTTCCTAGACTGAGAACTAGAACCAAGACTTCAAATAACATGAGGGTGtagaaaaaacagcagcataattacacagagagcaaaaataaaacttaaccATGCCATTAAAAGCTGTTATGTCTGATGGCACATAGACCTATAAAACCTtgcaattaaaagaaaacaaccatGCTGTTCCTGGTTCTACAGGGCAACACattaaatggaaaatgtgtatTGATTTTGAAAGGGAATAGCAGCTCCACATTTCTTTTGGCTAAGCTTCAACCTGGCTCAGCATGAGAAGCAGAAGAGTAATTGCTTCAATTAAGGAGACAGAGTTAAAAGGTAATGGCTTCTCTGATTATTGCTGATAGTTGATTCCAAGAGCCAGGAGAAAGTGGTTCATCATAATAGGCAGGTGCTGAGGAGGCCAGCAAAGGCATTAGTGTGCATACGATTTTGTTTAGAGGCCACACTTTATAACAGTGTTCAAGGAAAGAGAGGTCAGTGTTAGGATTAATGAATGAATCAGGaggcaacaacaacaaggaTGCAAAGACACAGTGGAGGCATCGTACACCGGAATGACAGAGTAATTACTTCATTTGTCTCCTCGTGGTCCaggtgctgcagcagctttctcTGTGGGCCACCTGAAGGTCACCTGGGCTGTTTGGGGAGAACTGGCATTAGGGTTGTTCTCAGCCGTGGCAACAGGCGCTGTGTTTCTGATGGCATTCACCAGCAGTATCTGGGCGTGCTATGCTGGTTATGTGGTATTCAAATCCTGCTACATGCTTCTCTTCACCATCACAGCGTAAGTGCACGACTCAATTCCTCCAAACACAGTTGTGAAGTCTAAGGAGATTTGTTCAAACTGCTTTATCTGTCTGACCCACAAATCAAGCCCAGTCAACTGACAAAGACATACAGAGAAAAGCAGACAACACGCACTTGAAATTCGCTGATTACTGTTTCTCATCCGTCTGGCATCTATAACCTGGTGCTCTCATAATTATAAGTACTTTGTCACTGCAGATTTCAGATTGCATCCAACCTCTCCATGGAGTGCTATGCTTTGACATTTGGGATCAACACTTTCGTTGCCCTCACTCTGCAGACCATCATTACggctgttgttgttgatgaGACTGCGCTGGGTCTGGACATAGTGACGCAGGTATATTTGTAGATTTCTATacacttctttttctttgctttaataGCAGCACGCATGAGTTTAACACCGGTCATATCCATCATTTGAAATTAGGGACGTGAGCAACACTCTGCTGCACAACAAGCACTGAAATGTGGGGACAGAGTGACACCTGGTGGTTATGTTGCATGCTGACATGTATGATGTAAAACAATAATGCTAAGGATAATAGATGTTTCCTTCTGCAGTTCATCATATATGGCAGCTACTACGCTTTCATCTCCTTGCTCTTTCTGATTCGAGGGACCTACACTGTCTGCATACATCAGTGCTATCCAGAGCACACGGATGCCAAAGAACCCAAGTCCAGTGTGGAGGTGATCTCTGCTGAACGCCTTTGACCAATGTCCATGTTCCATTTGTTTATGGAGGAATAAAATGATCATGAGCTTTACAAATGACCTTTTATACTTTGTTATCTCTACAATCTAAAGAGGAAAACAATCAGCACTATGAAATGATGCAATTATTACTCATtagtattaaaaataaactccagaGAGATTTGTCTGCTTGCCTCTGCAGTTTATTACGTGTGCGTCACCTTGAGCTCAACGTTCGCCAAGGTTGTTCTGCTCTTTGACCAGGTTGTTCATTGACAACCCAAGCTCAATGTGCAGACAACCACAGGTTTTTCCCATGAGGCAGGCAAAACAAACAGTGCTGCACACCGAGGAAGCACATACGCACACCTGAAACAGGCAGAAGAACAGCCAGCAGAAGATGGAGGCAGTGAAGAAGTGGAGGTCAGGCTGGAGGTATCCCACAACTCTGCTGTGCATCTATGGATTCTTCAGCACAGTTAAACCACTGGAGCCTTTTCTCATCCCATTCATGACAGGACCGGACAAGAATCTGACAACTGAAGAGGtataaaacaaaagacaaatggCTAAATGGCTCAAGAAAACCATTAATtgaaaaaacaagcatttaaaTGATTAGAAAATAACCAATTTGATGAATCATAACCAACTTGgcaaactatgatatttttatttgagTTATAAAAATCCAATCATGATGAGAAAAGCTATGACTCATTGCTAAGAAGCAATAAAGTTCCAGCCTTAAATTCTAGTGATTGTGTTTTGCATTACTACTTTCATTACTGTGTTTCCCTCTCAGGTTAACAATCAAATCTTCCCAGTGTGG comes from Amphiprion ocellaris isolate individual 3 ecotype Okinawa chromosome 7, ASM2253959v1, whole genome shotgun sequence and encodes:
- the slc19a3b gene encoding solute carrier family 19 member 3b, which produces MGCWTKLKASGWAYPTAILSLYGFFANCRVAEPFLTPYLIGPHKNISEEVVTNYLFPIWTYSYLAFLFPVFLLTDFLRYKPVIMIQGLFLVTNYLLLCFAPGVPAMTVLQVNYAVVTSTEVAYFSYIYSVIPVENYQRATGYLRSAMLAGYTTGASLGQVLISIAGADYFYINALTLGILSIAFLITFWLPMPQRSMFFKGKKAAAVGSQSQQEGPLGENRLEHPVMYKDGADSGKEEMEHNGCAGWCSRENVATVGPVLWQSFRESYSSRHLIYWSLWWALATAGYVQVFNYIQLMWDHIEPSATSSIYNGGVEAVCCLVGAAAAFSVGHLKVTWAVWGELALGLFSAVATGAVFLMAFTSSIWACYAGYVVFKSCYMLLFTITAFQIASNLSMECYALTFGINTFVALTLQTIITAVVVDETALGLDIVTQFIIYGSYYAFISLLFLIRGTYTVCIHQCYPEHTDAKEPKSSVEVISAERL